CTGCAAACGCTGCCGGACGCGCCGTCGGCGAGTGTGAATGTTCAGTCGGGAACTGCTCTTGGTGCCAGTGCGAACTCCGGCCAGGCCCAGCCTCCTCTGCAGAACGGGTCTGTCTCCAGCACCGCGGCCAACACCGCCCCCACCCCTCCTGGTACCACTGCCAGCGCGCCCGCATCGACCCAATCGGCGCCGGCCACCGCCGTGTCGCCCTCGGCCTCGGCCGCCCAGCCGTCTGCCGCCATCACCAGTCCCATTCAACAGGTGGCTGGTGGGGCTCGCAAGGACGTACCAGACTTATCACTCTTGGCCCGTGTCCCTCCCCCTGCCAACCCGGCCGACCAGAACCCTCCCTGCAATACCCTTTACGTGGGAAACTTACCACCAGACGCTACCGAACAGGAATTGCGGGCTTTGTTCTCTCCTCAAAAAGGTTTCAGACGCTTGCTGTTCCGCACAAAAGCAAATGCATCAGGCTCTGGTTCCAACAACCATGGACCCATGTGCTTTGTGGAGTTTGAAGACGTGGCCCATGCCACCAGGGCGTTGGCTGAGCTTTATGGCCGTATCTTACCACGGCCATCTAGTTCCAACGGTAAGGGAGGTATCCGGTTGTCGTTCTCCAAGAACCCATTGGGTGTGCGTGGCTCTCAAAGACGGTCCTCGTCGAATCAAGTCAATAACGGCACCTTCAATTATAACTATCATATGAAACCGTGAACGGGATCACTTATGGATCATTGCATTGTGTATGGTTTATCCATCTTGTACTTTAGTAATCATAATTATGATTTTCATGATTTGGTTGTAATTATATGTAACTACATAGAATGTATTATTCGCTGGGAGGAGAACAACAGGTATACATTAAAAAAATGGGTGTAGAACTGAATATCACAAGATGGAGTAACTTCTACGCGATCGGTGCTGAAGGCCCAAAGTAGAACGTCAAGTTGTCTTCAGACTCGCTTATTGAGCTGATGGACGAGTCGCTCGCTACTCTCATGACCGGGTACTCTGTAGTGGAttcatcttctttcttgatatcttctGCAGTGGTGATATCCAACGAGCCCGTCCGCACAGTGGAACAAGTGTAGTGATCAGAGAAAAGCTGTTCGTCGTCACTCGTCTCACGCTTGACTgaaaccttcttcttcttcagtttgCTAGTGTGGGCCTTAGTTGCAACCTTTTTTTGTTTATGCTTCTTGTGGGTTTGCACATCACCTTTTGATTTAGCAATAGCTCCAGCTTTCTTTGGTTTGGTAATAACTGGagttttctttggtttttttggttCCTTTGGCTCTTTCGGTTTCTCCTTTACTTCAAGACTAAAGATATCTTCATTGAGCATGTTCGGCTGGATTTCCCTCAAGGTCACtttgtccaagttggatACCCGAATTAAAACCACGTTTTGATGTAAGAGGTACCGTTCTTGGTCCGAGCACTGAGCAAGAAGATCGAGGTTAACTCCATACCGGAAATAAAATCTCTCGTACAAACTCAAATAGAATAATTCGTATATCAATTTTTGCACCTGGTACCTCCAGCCTTCGATGTTTGCCGACAAGGCGTTCAAGTTGCGGACCGAcgtcttcaacttcaccaaatcgATGTCCTTGTTTCTCAAGATACTGACTAGCAACTCGATCCGATtaaacttgtccaagtGATCGGGCTCGACGTGGGGGACTTGCAGTGGCCACCACGAGGGTGTTTCGGCCATTCTGTATGGAAACAACCCTTGTTTCTGAGGACAAATTACCTTGATCCACTCTTTGGCAATCACCTTGCAGATTACCTGAGACATGGCGCCAAATAGATCTTCGTACTGGGATTTCAAGCGACACCCGCAGAACTGCTTCAATTCAAATACCCGATTATCTTTCAAGCACGGCTTGATGTCTAAGAACACTGAGGATGTGAGGTCATGTTGACCATCCAAGATCTGCCGAATCATCAACGTTTGATTTTTCGACAATGAGTTCCAGACAGGGGTGGCCACCGGAACATTGGTGGGGGAGGTATTTGAAAGTGTCATGCTAATGGCTGGGGATACTAATGCCTTTGAATAACCAAAAAAGTCGAAATCAACCAATGTGGTACTTGGTTTCACGATGCTAAATAATTTCGCAACAACCTGAAACAAATACGAACAGGAGGCTGATGCTGAATGAGGAATGTATGAGCTTAACGAagcaaagagaagaaaaagcAGATGATATGAGTCTCCATTCGCAGGGAATGTCGACTCCCTTTATAGTTTTCCCACAAACCGCCTTTGTGAAAAATCCACCACATTTCTCGCTTGATGATAAACTGTATTGCCgttttttgcaaccatttttCGTCCGAGCCAGTGGTTTCGAAGGGGTCCACCTAAAACTCTGTCTTATCAAAACCGCTTATTTATGTGGATTTGAGCACCTGGAGGTAGCAAAAGTTTGATTGGAGGAGCCGAGCGGAGCTGTTTCAGTGGTTTTTAGACCGAACGAAAGCGGTTAAATTGGGCTGGTGGATGAACGATATAATCTCCGGGATTTCCAACAAAACTGACAGCCCTAGTTGAATTCTTTTACCAGTGTCACAAATTTGATTCGATAATAGGGTATATGGTGCTTGTCTTGTTTACATTTGAATTCTTTCTTTCCAGGATCATAAACACGTCTTAAGCCGTAAATGCACAGACATGGGAAAAAAAGATCAGCATGAGTTGGGACAATATCACGGAGACTTGGTGCTGTAGTTTTATATAATTGTACCCCATACTCCTCAAATCTAATTGTGATTGTGACCGACAGGTGTTTAGCCATGTCCGGGGCCGACATTTTTGTGGCACTGGCGTACTAATGATATCGGGGAAGGATCGGCGACAGAGGTGACATTTATGCGAGGCCAGGTTAATGTCAGTTGGCTGCCACTAGTACCGATATCCTGGAGGCTATCCCTTGATGATTCGTGGCGAGTGTGGCCGTGTGTTCTAGCATCCCAATGACCTACGAGCGCTCGACACCTACAGGAGCATCAAATACGCGGGGGTCAAGATTCGAGGGTCTAACATTCGAGGGGTCAAGATTCGAGGGATTAACATTCGAGGGGCATCCAGATACACGGAGACACCATACCGACCCCAGTTTGAGATACAGGTCTGTGCGGTGGTTGGTATAATTCCGAAAAGTGGAGCACAATCCCACCAAACTTTCCGTTTACACCCCACCCCTATGATACCCATTATATAAACCAAGGCAAAAGTCCCAGTATTACCCCATACCATGACCGGATTTCTCAAAGTAAGTGGCACCAAGATCGTCGACCAGACAGGAACTCCAGTGGTTCTCACAGGCGCCGCTACCGGCGGTCA
Above is a window of Yamadazyma tenuis chromosome 1, complete sequence DNA encoding:
- a CDS encoding uncharacterized protein (COG:S; EggNog:ENOG503P365) — protein: MTLSNTSPTNVPVATPVWNSLSKNQTLMIRQILDGQHDLTSSVFLDIKPCLKDNRVFELKQFCGCRLKSQYEDLFGAMSQVICKVIAKEWIKVICPQKQGLFPYRMAETPSWWPSQVPHVEPDHLDKFNRIELLVSILRNKDIDLVKLKTSVRNLNALSANIEGWRYQVQKLIYELFYLSLYERFYFRYGVNLDLLAQCSDQERYLLHQNVVLIRVSNLDKVTLREIQPNMLNEDIFSLEVKEKPKEPKEPKKPKKTPVITKPKKAGAIAKSKGDVQTHKKHKQKKVATKAHTSKSKKKKVSVKRETSDDEQLFSDHYTCSTVRTGSLDITTAEDIKKEDESTTEYPVMRVASDSSISSISESEDNLTFYFGPSAPIA